The Gouania willdenowi chromosome 3, fGouWil2.1, whole genome shotgun sequence genome includes the window TTCTGAGCATCTGGCAGATATCTCTTGGTAAAACGCAGAAGGATTTGCTAAAAAAACCAAAGGTGAactgtgtgaataaaaaacacaacttagAAAGAACTTCCAACAGTGAAACACCTTCACTGCTCCACAGGGTTGCACACTTAAtcaattttaatcgtgatcacgctTTTTGTTACCATGATTGAATTAACCTGATCAtctgcaatatttatatttaagatgTGGGCTCTGCTAATCTGCTAATCTAATCAGGCATTTCCTCAACCATTAGCCAGCGGCAGCTTTGAGATGTTTGGGGGATTGATGAGAGCTGTatttgtaatagtgtatttattcagtttgcccttggtacattttcaattcttgggtaattttttttttttgtataatttttatctaaagcttcattttgctctgtaaactgttcatatattgttttttttaaagtagtgcaaaatttaaaaaaaattcgctaacatgataaataattgtgaattgtgattatcattttggccataattgtgcagccctactgcTCCACCATATTTGTATGGGAAGACTAAGAGGAGCTGCCTGGGTTTGAGTCCCTTTAGCTCTGATGGCAgcatcaaaaagaaaaagaataatcCAAAGAATGTTTCCTGATACTGCCGTGCTGATTAAAGTGTTGCCgttcctgacacacacacacacacacacacacacacacacatatatatatatatatatatatatatagcttttcTTTGAAGCCTGGTTCTGCTCTTGCTCTTGAGTGGGAGTGTCCCCTCGCTGGTTGCCATGACGATCACATCTGTGGTTTCTCCAGTAaagtcaaaaacacattttatataaagACGTCTTTATAATACAGAATGActgcataattttttttattaaataaatcttgaaaTTATCatcaaataaaagcacagatGGTCAGACGGGACATTAGAATATCTACAGATCACCGTGTAGTTGTATTTCACACATTACTTATAAAGAAGACACAGGAGAGGATCTCAGACAGACAATAATAGGACTAGACACTTGCTGTCAGTGATAGTGTTGCTCCATTAACAGTTAGCTCCCTAATGGCCTCCTTTGGTTATTCATTCCTCTTcatgtgtctgtctgtggccACTCCAATCGTcagcattattataattaatattcAAATAGCAGCAAGCggaaaatttaagaaaaatccTTTCATTTGAACAATAATATTTTCTAGTGTTGCATTTGCTTTACGAAGAAGTTTATTTGTCAATTTAATACAGATAACAGGGTTCATAAAGCAGTGCAAGATCCATTAATATCACAAGAAAACATTTCTAAACAAGTAAACCTGAACCGTTCCTCAATAAAAGGATGCAGagattattattagtttttttttttgcaacatacagttttgaaaatataaaaatattcagATTATTTTCAATGAGCCATGTTACCTGTTATGTATCCCTATCTGTGCACTACAGTTCTATTCAAAGGTAAAGTAAAAGCCTCTATGTTGCTCATAAAGTCACATTCAACCAttgatacacacaaaaaaaggctacATACACTATATAGCACATCTAAACAAGGATGCTAACATTAACAGTCAGCTTATATACAATTTGCATATGAACAACTTTTGTCAGTCATTGGACATACATTCATAAATGACCTTATTAGTGTGTGAAACACATATTGATGAACAGAAAATCTAATTTCATGAAGTAGGGATTGGTCGACTGCAGTCCTCACAGGGTTTCTCTGCCAGTGTATAGTTTGCACTTGTTTTGTTGCTCTGTTAGGGGGAGAGGATAATAGAGTAGTTTACAGATGCACCTGGGGCTGTAAAGCTGTGGAAATGCAGACAAAACTCAACTGATCCCCcatttaaattaattcaaattGGTGCTTAGTTACAGCCACGCTACTCAACCTCACATGGATGGAATATCCTACTTAACACATTTGACAATTTGATGACCTGACTGTAATATTACTGTAGATTTGATTATATGTTTTCTTGCACAGACTTTTCCATATATTGTccctcttcaaaataaagtggAATTTCTATCCTTGGCAAACCTTTAGAAAGATGACGACCTTATTCAAATTGTAATATGGTTACTGTTGAAGACATTTGCATTGCAAACATTCAAATATAGTCTTGAAGGCTCTCGTGCATCCAAAGTGACTTTAGTACTTAATGATATGCAAAGCTTTGTTCTCTTACCTTTCAGTACAAGCTCCACTTCTTCACTCTCCTCCACAGCTACAGGCTTTAGCAACAGGGCGAAAAACACAGCGATGCCTATCACCTGTAGGACAAAGACACGGCAAAGACTGCTGTAACAAACACTTACTGTGACCCTGTATTATTGAAATAACTAAACCAGGGGTCATCAACCTTTCTGacactgtgagctacttcataggcaTGTATAGTCTGAACCAGTTTAAAAATTCTTAAATACTtcattttcacagtttcacattaattagagcagtggttctcaaactttttggacTCAAGTACCACCGTTCTCTTATATCTGAATCCAAGCACCCCCTTTGTACAGCTACAAAATTTTCCTCAgtatactattaaaaaaacaactataaagcacaacgatggaatgaatgagggctaacacacattttagatgatctaaatttttaaatagCTGGAAAGAAATAGCATTTAGTGCCTTGTGAATTGATttgaaccaagactgacctttgtattttcagttcatgttataTTAAGATAATTTTCTTCATCAattttatgattatcatttgaaaaccaaaatacacattttaaatccccatatttttcatgcttttgtttGTAGATTTTTCACTCTCCCTCCCGCaactaccccctgtagtgccatcgcatacccctagggggtGCACCTACCGCcaattgagaaacactgaatgagagggtaagataataaggcgAGCAGTGACCTAAAAAAGAtcggaaatgtttaagtttcaacatgcaacattttatttctcctaatttatttgATAGTTTCGTTttctacatttcatagaaaatccaGATGTTGCTATTTTCACTTGCTACAAATGAACAATTTTTAACTAATCATAAAACATTGAGTtttaaaagatatatatatttttttattttattttttattttatatcattatatatataacttaccacaacccatacaccaagtctgcagctttaaaaacatttgtcacaatgtttttgtgaatataaacatttaaagaaggTAATTTAATACTGAAACTTTATAGCAATATTTAACTACTAAATACTAACTACATcagtcatatgtatttatctttgtgagtttgaatcctggaaagtaaatccaATTTTAGATGgaggcccctcacatggtccatgtgggctacctggggccTGTGGGCttcatgttggtgacccctgaactaaaccaTTGATCATTCTTTGATCTGTGACATGAACCCACTCACCTTTAGAGGCTGCAGTATGAAGATGCTCTGAAAAAGGGAGAGTCCCAGAGACAAGACCCACTTAATGGACTTTTCCTTGCCGTACTGAAAACCGTACAGTAGAGTGAAGAAAGTCGAAACTCCACTGATGGACACCAGCAGAAACCAACCCAGGAACACACACCACCAGGGCAGCCAGCAGCACgcagaattcttcttcttcttcacaggGGGCGGGCTGAGAAGGCAAACAACACTTAAGTTAAATTTGACCTATGactatgcgtgtgtgtgtgtgctgtgaggCTGACCAGTTGGTTAAATGGCTGCTGAAGACCATCTCCGACTTGGAAACCAGCAGGTTGGTCAGTGCAAGGATCTGCTGATGCTCCTGTGAGCTAGAGAAGTGCTTCTCGTCCAGTTGGTGCAGGCCCAGGAGAAGGTGGCAGAGGCCGGCCAGGAGGAAGCGGCTGCAGTGCACCCAATGGGGGTCGCTCTCAATCTCCCCTGTAATGTGTTTACACACTGATCAGTGTCTGAGGAGAGTAGTAAAGCTTTGTCTTTGTATACAGAacacatttggttttttttccgtTTTGAAGAAAAATCTGGAAGCTGTTCGTCAATTAGGGTCTTgtatgaatctttttttttttttgttgaaccACACATTTTCTTCAGTTCATCAGGTAAAAGATGCTGCCTCCCTTGGTTTACTTTGAGATTAGAGGTGACTTTGACTTTATGTATGTGCTTGTTTGTGGTATCAAATTCAAagaactttatttttctgttaggaACTTCAGTTTTagttacatcccgaccaagaaacatgaaagacaataGCATATCACATTGGGGACAGGTACGGGAGTACTGGGGAGCAGCCACAAGAGCAGCGCTCCGTTTCatagatgagaaatatgaaacataaAAGTGTGCCTCGGtaagatcacttcagctggcgtatggtaaaaaccaggaagtgcatacccaaaaaaaaataattataaataaatataaataaaagaggACATGTTTGTCAACGTCTGTTTCCGgttttaaatcacaatcaactgGAAAGTTGTCGCACGTGAGGAAACACCTTGCTCCGCCCATACGGTGCCCATAAAAGGTCAAGTGAACGCCGTTAATCAATATCCACTAATGGACCGAGGGGAAaaaacgagcaaataaaacCAGTTTTACTCATTGCAAGATGGAGGTATATattgttgaggtggacacacgCGGGAGAGTGTAATTTGGTGACACGGTGCGCATTACGAATGCCAGAAAGGGAGATTGTGTTGCATTGCCTCAGAGCGTCAGACTGTGACTGAGGTGAAAAAGAAATGGTCAGACATAGAAGCGGAGGAGAAAATGTGTATCACTTTCCATAGGAAGAGAGtctgttcaacaggtggaggaaagagcGCACGGGAGCTTATCTCACAGACAGAAAGCTGGAGGATCATTGGGGAACCCATCTGTGTTGTAACGGAGGTTGGAAGGGGCACAGATGCACTATATGTGCTTTGTAACTATACCTaattcacaatatttattttcaagtaaaaccgtatttttcatcagtcccaGGGTATTTACTGGTCGGTGGTGCTGGGGTGAGTGAGGCCTCGTCTGTCCTCATACCACAGCACCTTGTCCTCACGGGGGTCCTCATCCTGCCTATAGATCTCGATGGTCTCTGAAGATCTGCTCCCTCCGGAGTCTCCAGTGCGccacgtcctccagcagtgccagataagccactgtgTGTCTCTACACATTGTAAGTGTGTTCCTTTTTATagcagctacaggtgttgtagccaactgatcagcagttttgcacaaatatcatgtgattttaattacaattattattattattattattattaataataatagacacaatataaaactgtataaaGTAGACACGcacacatcactcactcccctGGGGCGTcagtaaaatgtttttctccttcGTTTTTCAAATACATCATATATGACAtgtattgtgaaatgtgcaatgtttgattatttcacacaaatgtatcaatttcagagagctgtctttaatttcattcttctcctgttggggtcGAAGTTTCCCATTTCCCATGACTTTGGacaagtttgtttttgtaaGTCCCAAACTTTGCTTATAAGTGCAtggcgtacgctttcttttgtacgtacgcagcgtttataaatgagacCCCTGATGAGGATAAGTTAGTGTGGTGCTCAAGACCACAAtatccgagaccagaatgcatagagaccaagacaagaccaagactttttgGATTCGAGacccgagtcaagaccaagtcAATACTGAGGCcataaaatcaatttaaaaaaccatgacaaggttgaacagttaaagaacGCATAAATCAAGGatatttatcattgtaccaAATTCTTCTCCTCATTATCACattaataaagttgaagaatagcagaatTCGGTGCTGGTCTTGATTACCCTGGAAATCCAGACAAAAATCGATCTGTATTACGGCTAGACCTGGTACAGGGGTCTGGTCTTGGCCACCCAGAGGCCGAGACGAGACCTAGAACAAATGCTTTTGAGTCCGATACAAGGCCAAGACCTTTATAATGTGGtctcaagaccggtctcgagtaCTACATTAggataagtttagtgaaataTACTTTAGAAGGAAGAAGAATGGGAATAAAGACAAACTGAACCTTGAATATTCTGGATTAGCACATGTAGTTTGTCTAAAGCAGCAAGAAGATCAGCAGTGGTCTCAAGATGAGGGATTTCAGACATCTGGTTTCTCTTAAAATTGCACGTTAATGAAATAACCTCCTCTGCATCCTAAGAAAGAAGAACATCAGATCATCATTGAGCTAACCCATTCCATAGATAAGTAAACTTCTTTCTGCAAACTCACCCTGAGTAGTGTCGGCACAGTGACTACAGATGGCTGTGCATTTGCTTTCtccttgtcttctttttttgattttgataCAATTCGAGGTCGAATGCTTCGAAAGATGGTGATGATGAGGATGTTGATGGGGAACATGAGAAGACCGCTCTGAATGCCCACTATTATCTCCTGCCAAGTGAGCTTAAATGATCCTGGAAAGCAGCAAAACACAAATCCTCAATTTTGCCATACCTTACCGATATGTATTACTAAAACATTCACTAATTCAAACTTACACAGAATCATTTCCAAAGGCACATCTTTGGGTACACCTTAGTACCAGTTTGAGCTGCCACCTTTTATTGGGGCTTAGTTTTAATGATACAAAATTTCACTGATTCTGAGGATGTACTGTATCTGAATATTAAATGATACATTTGACCAGAAAACTATGAATGTGGTGTAAGAATCTGtaaattaccttttttttttcgtcGTGTCATGTTGCCTAAATTTGTTTAAAgttagacttaaaaaaaaaaaaaaaaaaaaccattgaaaattATTTTGAACTATTAACAGCAAGTAGAGTAACCTTATACAGTGagataatttgttttattggaATCACAGTGTTTAAGTAGACTGATTTTTGTCTTATTCTTACTATTGTGCACAAGTTTTTGAAAGTGCTAAAAAAGCAAAAGACTGCATTTACCAATAGAAAAGAGCACTGCTGCGTTCTTATCTTCAGGTAGGTTCCAGAAGGCAATATTGATGGCCATGGTGCAGAGCAAGAGGCACATGCAACAGGAAACCCTTTGTGCTCGTGTAAAGGGGCTCCGTGAGGGAGGATCCATGATGGACACCCAGATGTGTTCATCCCTGAAGCCTGTCCATGTTCTGCTCTGGAAAATGTTCCTAGGGGAGAGCAAGAGAAATGATGCAACTCATGCATGGTGAGCTAATATGTTTAATTCATGCTGTGACTCTCACCTGAAGCTGGCGATCTCGTGAGTCTTTGCAGCGTTAAAGGTTTTTTTGGTTATACCAGCATCTTTCTCAGCGCTCAGCCAGCAGTTACAGAGGAAGTGCCACACACGGTGTGTTTGCAGGTCCTGTACCACCACCTTATTTATGTACCTTTTAATGAAGAGCGTTGCGAAGAACAACTAGATAAATTCTATATTTCAgggttgtttttaattttttttaatttttaaatgcaaCTTCATTACCAAGGAGTTGGACAAGTCATTAAGATCATCTCGCCTtataatgctgcattcacaccagaCACAGCGCAAAAGATTTGTGCGTCCAGGTTACATACAAACTCAACGGGAAGGTAAGAAGCAAATTCTTATCCTGTTGGGCAGCGCGGAATGATtagcgaaagccaatcagagtccttgttgtcaatgatgtcaggccgtcaacacgaaCACTGGTCTTTTTACCCGTTTTAGCATGGAGGAAAAAATAATCGTGGCGTGGCCAGTTTTTGTTCcaggaccaggaaggatttggcgcagctcctgaagaaaacagtgaaactcacagagttggatgcatcgctg containing:
- the LOC114458244 gene encoding polycystic kidney disease protein 1-like 2, translated to MFILATPFPLGDLQTLRLQHDNSGSHPAWYINKVVVQDLQTHRVWHFLCNCWLSAEKDAGITKKTFNAAKTHEIASFRNIFQSRTWTGFRDEHIWVSIMDPPSRSPFTRAQRVSCCMCLLLCTMAINIAFWNLPEDKNAAVLFSIGSFKLTWQEIIVGIQSGLLMFPINILIITIFRSIRPRIVSKSKKEDKEKANAQPSVVTVPTLLRDAEEVISLTCNFKRNQMSEIPHLETTADLLAALDKLHVLIQNIQGEIESDPHWVHCSRFLLAGLCHLLLGLHQLDEKHFSSSQEHQQILALTNLLVSKSEMVFSSHLTNCPPPVKKKKNSACCWLPWWCVFLGWFLLVSISGVSTFFTLLYGFQYGKEKSIKWVLSLGLSLFQSIFILQPLKVIGIAVFFALLLKPVAVEESEEVELVLKEQQNKCKLYTGRETL